One window of the Hoplias malabaricus isolate fHopMal1 chromosome Y, fHopMal1.hap1, whole genome shotgun sequence genome contains the following:
- the LOC136677802 gene encoding uncharacterized protein: MTMMTSGYHASLKAELAFTRRSLRGRLNNERGARHINIGPRGGQNTSIILQLPSGCPHITSSATILHSATQQNASATVINKSPSLPLYMQLLGLFTLTLLILNPSGCSPIGDQCLVAQGASSVCIANLNSLEEYYSEVTNQPNRLNERSLAAWTYEKTSDLTRVPQVIYEASCLTSHSCTGVESGASVESVPIAIKMPVLRKYPGCPFPSMEFESVNIACICAKARQI; this comes from the exons ATGACGATGATGACTAGCGGTTACCATGCTTCACTCAAGGCTGAGCTTGCATTTACGCGAAGATCATTGCGTGGGAGACTGAATAATGAGCGAGGGGCT AGACACATAAATATAGGCCCGAGAGGAGGACAAAACACCAGCATCATCCTCCAGCTCCCCTCAGGCTGCCCGCACATCACCAGCTCTGCTACAATCCTCCACAGCGCTACACAACAGAATGCATCAGCTACAG TGATCAACAAGTCTCCGTCTCTCCCTTTATACATGCAGCTGCTGGGTCTCTTCACCCTGACTCTCCTGATCTTAAATCCAAGTGGGTGCAGTCCCATCGGGGATCAGTGTTTGGTGGCTCAAGGAGCATCTTCAGTCTGTATTGCTAATCTGAACAGTCTGGAGGAATACTATTCTGAAGTTACTAACCAGCCCAACAGACTCAATGAGCGCAGCCTGGCTGCATGGACCTATGA GAAAACCAGTGATCTGACCCGTGTGCCACAGGTCATCTATGAAGCCAGTTGTCTAACCAGTCACTCGTGTACTGGAGTTGAGAGTGGCGCCAGTGTGGAGAGTGTCCCTATTGCTATCAAAATGCCTGTCCTCCGTAAATACCCAGGCTGTCCCTTCCCCTCGATGGAGTTTGAGTCTGTTAACATTGCCTGTATATGTGCAAAAGCACGACAGATCTAA
- the LOC136678860 gene encoding protein phosphatase 1F-like has translation MGTREKDEAVKFLKSFVEEFVKPFGPEDALPLPPPSRKVTLQELTGESLELGQRLLCARHAPSWLSASMCHAAVSELLKADLSSFHCPKDPEQQSDEEPEVVLLQSEPVQRLFINKLREVGMAWNKQLPDPAPRSPQSHLCSVHAIRNTRRKMEDRHVILTEFNQLFGLQDNVEREYYAVFDGHGGVDAATYAATHLHVVLSQQEALKSDTQTAFKNTFVQTDEMFKIKAKRERMRSGSTGVAVLLAANWLTVAWLGDSQAMLVRRGEPVVLMDPHKPEREDEKQRIEELGGCIAFMGCWRVNGTYAVSRAIGDFDQKPYVSNAADCSSVQLNGDEDYILLACDGFFDVVCPADVPGLVLEALRDTGGSGKEAAQSLVNQAKAAGSSDNITVLLVFLQEPRKLLLKETGSGTEAGVRDQAPKN, from the exons ATGGGGACGAGGGAGAAGGATGAGGCGGTGAAATTTCTGAAGAGTTTTGTGGAGGAGTTTGTGAAGCCATTTGGTCCAGAAGATGCTCTTCCCCTCCCCCCACCTAGCCGCAAAGTTACTCTACAGGAGCTGACAGGAGAGAGTCTGGAGCTTGGCCAGCGATTGCTTTGTGCACG GCATGCCCCCTCCTGGCTGAGTGCGTCAATGTGCCATGCTGCGGTCAGTGAACTCCTGAAAGCTGACCTTTCATCTTTCCACTGCCCTAAAGACCCCGAACAGCAGTCAGATGAAGAACCAGAAGTAGTTT TGCTACAGTCTGAGCCTGTTCAACGTTTGTTTATTAACAAGCTTAGAGAGGTGGGTATGGCCTGGAATAAACAGCTGCCTGATCCAGCTCCTCGCTCCCCACAGTCCCACCTCTGCTCAGTTCACGCCATTCGGAATACTCGCAGAAAAATGGAAGATCGGCATGTGATACTCACTGAATTTAACCAGCTCTTTGGATTGCAG GACAATGTTGAGCGTGAGTACTATGCTGTCTTTGATGGACATGGAGGAGTAGACGCTGCCACGTATGCTGCTACCCACCTGCATGTCGTCCTCAGCCAGCAGGAGGCGCTAAAGAGTGACACCCAAACAGCCTTCAAAAACACATTCGTACAAACAGACGAAATGTTCAAGATCAAAGCCAAGAGAGAG CGTATGCGCAGTGGCAGTACAGGTGTGGCAGTATTGCTGGCTGCTAATTGGCTAACTGTGGCCTGGCTGGGGGACTCTCAAGCAATGCTCGTGAGGAGAGGAGAGCCTGTCGTGCTTATGGACCCccacaaaccagagagagag GATGAGAAGCAGAGAATAGAGGAGCTAGGAGGCTGCATTGCTTTTATGGGTTGTTGGAGGGTTAATGGAACATATGCTGTTTCCAGGGCAATAG GTGATTTTGATCAGAAACCATATGTCTCTAATGCTGCAGACTGCTCCTCAGTTCAGCTGAATGGAGATGAGGATTACATCCTCCTGGCTTGTGATGGCTTTTTTGATGTTGTGTGTCCAGCGGATGTTCCTGGACTGGTGCTAGAGGCTCTGAGAGACACCGGTGGCTCAGGAAAGGAAGCTGCACAGAGCCTGGTGAATCAGGCCAAAGCTGCTGGCTCTAGTGACAACATCACTGTCTTGCTGGTGTTTTTGCAGGAACCACGGAAACTGTTACTTAAAGAAACAGGATCAGGAACAGAGGCAGGGGTGAGGGACCAAGCACCAAAAAattga
- the LOC136678665 gene encoding DNA topoisomerase 3-beta-1-like, producing the protein MRTVLMVAEKPSLAQSIAKILSKGSCSSRKGLNVACSVHEYMGSFMGQSVRFKMTSVCGHVMSLDFTGKYNNWDKVDPAELFSKAPTEKKEANPKLNMVKFLQVEAKGCDYVVLWLDCDKEGENICFEVLDAIQPVMNKLHSNERTIYRAKFSSITETDIWNAMNRLGEPNKNEALSVDARQELDLRIGCAFTRFQTKYFQGKYGNLDSSLISFGPCQTPTLGFCVERHDKIQSFKPETFWVIQAKVFKGKESPITLDWDRVRVFDREIGQMFVSMTKTAREAVVESVSKKEKAKQRPLALNTVEMLRVASSALGMGPQHTMQIAERLYTQGYISYPRTETTHYPENFDLKGTLRQQANNSFWAETVKALLSEGINRPRKGVDAGDHPPITPMRSASEGELGSDGWRLYEYITRHFIATVSHDCKYLQTTITFRIGTEGFSCTGKTLISAGFTEVMPWQGIPLEEALPTCEKGDTFTVDEIKLLEKQTSPPDYLTEAELITLMEKHGIGTDASIPVHINNICQRNYVTVESGRKLKPTNLGIVLVHGYYKIDVELVLPTIRSAVEKQLNLIALGKANFHQVLQHTLDIFKRKFHYFVDSIAGMDELMEVSFSPIAATGKPHSRCGKCHRFMKYIQAKPSRLHCSHCDETYSLPQNGAIKLYKELKCPLDEFELVLWTSGSRGKSYPLCPYCFSNPPFRDMKKGMGCNECTHPSCPHSLNSLGIGQCVECETGVLVFDPNSGPKWRMACNKCNVVVHFFEQAHKVQVSQESCESCEASLVMVDFHKARSPLADGETQHTGCVFCDTVFQDLVELKHATMRHPMHRGGGTRRGRGRGKGRRPGGRGNPKKPKDKMAALAAYFV; encoded by the exons ATGCGGACGGTGTTGATGGTGGCAGAGAAACCTTCACTCGCTCAGTCCATCGCCAAGATCCTCTCTAAAG GTAGCTGTTCTAGCCGTAAAGGTCTGAATGTAGCGTGCTCAGTGCACGAGTACATGGGGAGCTTCATGGGCCAAAGTGTGCGCTTTAAGATGACATCGGTGTGTGGTCATGTCATGAGTTTAGATTTCACCG GGAAATACAATAACTGGGACAAAGTGGATCCTGCTGAACTGTTCAGCAAAGCAccaacagagaagaaagaagcTAATCCTAAACTCAATATGGTCAAGTTCTTACAG GTTGAAGCCAAAGGTTGTGACTATGTTGTCTTGTGGCTGGATTGTGATAAAGAAGGAGAGAACATTTGTTTTGAG GTCTTGGATGCCATTCAACCAGTAATGAATAAACTGCACAGTAATGAGAGAACTATTTACCGTGCAAAGTTCAGCTCAATCACAGAGACGGACATCTGGAATGCCATGAACCGACTGGGAGAACCAAATAAGAATGAGGCTCTATCTGTGGATGCTCGGCAGGAGCTGGATCTCCGCATTGGCTGTGCTTTCACAAG ATTCCAGACCAAGTACTTCCAGGGAAAATATGGCAATTTAGACTCCTCTCTCATTTCATTCGGCCCATGCCAGACACCAACTCTTGGCTTCTGTGTAGAGCGTCATGACAAAATCCAGTCTTTCAAACCTGAGACATTTTGGGTCATACAGGCCAAG gtttTTAAAGGGAAGGAGAGTCCAATCACATTGGACTGGGACCGTGTGCGAGTGTTTGACAGAGAAATCGGTCAGATGTTTGTCAGTATGACAAAGACAGCAAGAGAAGCTGTG GTTGAGTCAGTCAGTAAGAAAGAGAAAGCCAAGCAGAGACCTCTTGCCTTGAACACAGTGGAGATGTTACGAGTGGCCAGTTCCGCTTTAG gAATGGGTCCGCAGCATACCATGCAGATAGCAGAGCGGTTGTACACGCAAGGCTATATAAGCTACCCTCGCACAGAGACCACTCACTACCCTGAAAATTTTGACCTTAAAGGGACACTCAGACAGCAGGCCAACAACTCTTTTTGGGCAGAAACC GTGAAAGCTTTGCTATCTGAAGGCATAAACCGGCCAAGGAAAGGAGTGGATGCAGGGGACCACCCCCCAATAACCCCTATGAGGTCTGCCTCTGAGGGCGAGCTTG GCAGTGATGGGTGGCGTCTGTATGAGTACATCACACGACACTTTATAGCTACAGTCAGCCATGACTGCAAATATCTGCAGACCACCATCACCTTCAGAATTGGGACAGAGGGCTTCTCCTGCACTGGGAAGACTCTAATCTCTGCTG GTTTTACCGAGGTCATGCCATGGCAGGGTATTCCGCTGGAGGAAGCTTTGCCAACTTGTGAGAAAGGAGATACTTTTACTGTGGATGAGATCAAACTGCTGGAGAAACAAACCAGCCCACCAGATTATCTCACCGAGGCTGAGCTCATCACACTCATGGAGAAACACGGAATTG GTACTGATGCAAGTATCCCTGTCCACATCAATAATATCTGTCAGAGGAATTATGTAACTGTGGAGAGTGGGCGTAAACTGAAACCCACCAATTTGGGCATTGTCCTTGTTCATGGCTACTACAAGATAG ATGTGGAATTGGTGTTGCCCACAATCCGGAGTGCTGTGGAGAAGCAGCTGAATCTTATCGCTCTGGGGAAAGCAAACTTTCACCAAGTTCTTCAGCACACACTTGACATCTTTAAGAGGAAGTTTCACTACTTCGTTGACTCTATTGCTG GTATGGATGAGCTCATGGAGGTATCCTTCTCACCCATTGCTGCTACCGGGAAGCCACACTCACGCTGTGGAAAGTGCCATCGGTTCATGAAGTACATTCAG GCGAAACCGAGTCGTCTGCACTGCTCTCACTGTGATGAAACATACAGTCTTCCTCAGAATGGAGCCATTAAATTGTATAAGGAACTGAAGTGTCCTCTGGATGAGTTTGAGTTGGTGCTGTGGACCTCTGGCTCCAGGGGCAAAAGTTACCCCCTCTGCCCTTATTGTTTTAGCAACCCCCCCTTCAGAGACATGAAGAAAG GTATGGGCTGTAACGAGTGCACTCATCCCTCCTGTCCGCACTCTCTGAACTCTCTGGGaattggtcagtgtgtggagtgtgagaCAGGTGTTCTCGTTTTTGACCCAAACTCTGGCCCCAAGTGGCGCATGGCCTGCAACAAGTGCAACGTTGTGGTGCATTTCTTTGAGCAGGCCCACAAAGTGCAGGTTTCTCAGGAGAGCTGTGAGTCATGCGAGGCCTCGCTCGTGATGGTGGACTTCCACAAAGCTCGCTCACCACTGGCTGACGGAGAGACGCAACACACTGGTTGTGTCTTCTGCGACACAGTCTTTCAAGACCTGGTGGAGCTCAAACATGCCACCATGCGTCATCCCATGCACCGGGGGGGTGGAACTCGCAGGGGAAGGGGAAGGGGCAAAGGGAGGCGACCAGGTGGAAGAGGGAATCCTAAAAAACCTAAAGACAAAATGGCAGCTTTGGCAGCTTACTTTGTATAG